From Primulina tabacum isolate GXHZ01 chromosome 2, ASM2559414v2, whole genome shotgun sequence, one genomic window encodes:
- the LOC142522409 gene encoding pre-mRNA-processing factor 39-1-like isoform X3, with protein sequence MGDGEFVVAQTSAVAGYSSTDNHDPSETTSAPDTDSSTVQITENMNVPDNLPYAEDKLDSSIPPNEANLVAHGSDMDVAAGYVSSINGLHGAEDAAKVYVMENGINSTAGIGSALLHQPLGGSEFMPGLSAEEERSWSIVTANSLDFNAWTSLIEETERISEGEILKIQKVYDAFLAEFPLCYGYWKKYADHEARLSSMDKVAEVYERAVQSVTYSVDMWLHYCVFAIGTYGDPDAIRRLFERALEYVGSDYLCFPLWDKFIEYEISQQDWPRVATLYTRVLEIPNQQLDRYFEGFKELVANRPLSELRTAEEAADTAFTNSETRGQENEGEVPAGASEQYFKPLNTSLKDAEELEKYIAIREEIYKRAKEFDSKIVGFETAIRRPYFHVRPLNVAELENWHNYLDFVEGGDDFNKIVKLYERCLIACANYPGYWIRYVLCMEVIGSMELSDNALARATQVFVKRQPEIHLFAARFREKHGDISGARAAYQLVHTGISPGLLEAIIKHANMEHRLGNLEDACSLYEQAIAIEKGKEHSQTLPLLFAQYSRFMFLVCGKVDKAREILDQGLEIAQLSKPLLEAMIHLESIQTLPKRVDYLDSLVDKFIVQSPTNPSVASVGEREELSSIFLEFLDLFGDAQSIKKADDRHAKLFLPHKSVAESKKRYAEDYLLSDKTKIAKSLISPSSVVGAYTSTPNQWATGYGVQPQAWPQASQAQAQQWTPGYPQQGAYGAYGTSYTHPQIPTSQSAAYGTYPPTYPTQVTATAATLPAAQQPAGAPPTYYGTYY encoded by the exons ATGGGGGACGGCGAGTTTGTGGTGGCACAGACATCTGCTGTCGCTGGTTATTCTTCTACAGATAACCATGATCCGAGTGAAACCACTTCTGCACCTGATACTGACAGTTCCACTGTTCAAATTACTGAAAACATGAATGTTCCAGACAATCTGCCTTATGCAGAAGACAAACTTGATTCGTCCATCCCTCCAAATGAAGCTAATTTAGTGGCTCATGGTTCCGATATGGATGTTG CTGCTGGCTATGTTTCTTCTATTAATGGTCTTCATGGAGCAGAGGATGCTGCAAAAGTTTATGTCATGGAAAATGGGATTAACTCAACCGCTGGTATCGGATCAGCTTTATTGCATCAACCTCTAGGTGGTTCTG AATTTATGCCAGGTCTAAGTGCAGAAGAAGAAAGATCGTGGAGCATTGTGACAGCTAATTCCTTGGACTTTAATGCTTGGACTTCCCTAATAGAAGAGACAGAGAGAATATCAGAG GGAGAGATTTTGAAGATTCAAAAAGTTTATGATGCCTTTTTAGCGGAATTTCCTCTCTGCTATGGTTATTGGAAGAAGTATGCTGATCATGAGGCACGCCTAAGCTCAATGGACAAAGTTGCAGAGGTTTATGAACGAGCTGTTCAAAGCGTAACCTACTCTGTTGACATGTGGTTGCATTATTGTGTATTTGCAATTGGCACTTATGGAGATCCTGATGCTATCAGAAG GTTATTTGAAAGAGCTTTAGAATATGTTGGAAGTGATTATTTATGCTTTCCTCTTTGGGACAAATTCATTGAGTATGAAATTTCTCAACAAGATTGGCCTCGTGTTGCCACATTATACACACGGGTGTTGGAAATTCCAAATCAGCAGCTGGATCGCTATTTTGAAgg TTTTAAAGAGTTGGTTGCCAATAGGCCTCTGTCAGAGTTGAGAACAGCCGAGGAAGCTGCTGACACAGCTTTTACGAATTCAGAAACTCGTGGTCAGGAAAACGAGGGAGAGGTGCCCGCTGGTGCTTCAGAACAGTATTTTAAGCCACTTAACACAAGCTTAAAAGATGCCGAGGAGTTGGAGAAGTACATTGCCATTAGGGAAGAGATATATAAGAGGGCTAAGGAGTTTGATTCTAAAATCGTTGGTTTCGAAACTGCAATTAGGAGGCCCTACTTTCATGTACGGCCCCTAAATGTTGCGGAGCTTGAAAATTGGCATAACTATCTTGATTTTGTCGAAGGCGGAGATGATTTCAATAAG ATTGTCAAGCTATATGAAAGATGTCTTATAGCATGTGCCAATTATCCTGGATACTGGATTCGGTATGTTTTGTGCATGGAAGTTATTGGCAGTATGGAGCTTTCTGATAATGCCCTTGCTCGTGCTACTCAGGTCTTCGTGAAG AGGCAACCGGAGATCCATCTTTTTGCTGCGCGATTTAGAGAAAAGCATGGTGACATATCTGGAGCTCGAGCTGCGTATCAACTTGTGCACACTGGGATTTCACCTGGGCTTCTAGAAGCAATAATTAAGCATGCTAACATGGAGCACCGCCTT GGAAACCTAGAAGATGCTTGTTCCTTATATGAACAGGCAATTGCAATCGAAAAAGGAAAGGAACACTCGCAGACTTTACCTTTGTTATTTGCTCAGTACTCACGGTTTATGTTCCTG GTTTGTGGCAAAGTGGATAAGGCTAGGGAAATTCTTGATCAAGGGTTGGAGATTGCACAATTGTCAAAGCCCCTTCTGGAG GCAATGATCCACTTGGAATCAATCCAGACACTTCCGAAGCGAGTCGATTACTTGGATTCCTTGgttgataaattcatagtgCAGAGTCCTACCAACCCTAGTGTTGCAAGTGTTGGGGAAAGAGAGGAGCTGTCAAGCATTTTCTTGGAG TTCTTGGATCTTTTTGGAGATGCACAATCCATAAAGAAGGCTGATGATCGACATGCAAAACTGTTTTTGCCCCATAAGAGCGTAGCTGAGTCGAAGAAGCGCTATGCAGAGGATTATTTATTATCAGACAAAACTAAAATAGCCAAATCACTTATTTCACCATCTTCAGTGGTGGGAGCTTATACCAGCACACCGAATCAGTGGGCAACAGGTTATGGTGTACAGCCTCAGGCTTGGCCTCAAGCCTCACAAGCTCAGGCACAACAGTGGACTCCTGGCTATCCACAACAG GGTGCCTATGGTGCTTATGGAACTAGTTACACGCATCCACAAATACCCACATCCCAAAGTGCTGCATATGGAACATATCCTCCTACTTATCCAACACAGGTA ACGGCAACAGCTGCAACATTGCCTGCAGCCCAACAGCCGGCTGGGGCTCCTCCCACATATTACGGCACTTACTATTGA
- the LOC142522409 gene encoding pre-mRNA-processing factor 39-1-like isoform X6, with product MGDGEFVVAQTSAVAGYSSTDNHDPSETTSAPDTDSSTVQITENMNVPDNLPYAEDKLDSSIPPNEANLVAHGSDMDVAAGYVSSINGLHGAEDAAKVYVMENGINSTAEFMPGLSAEEERSWSIVTANSLDFNAWTSLIEETERISEGEILKIQKVYDAFLAEFPLCYGYWKKYADHEARLSSMDKVAEVYERAVQSVTYSVDMWLHYCVFAIGTYGDPDAIRRLFERALEYVGSDYLCFPLWDKFIEYEISQQDWPRVATLYTRVLEIPNQQLDRYFEGFKELVANRPLSELRTAEEAADTAFTNSETRGQENEGEVPAGASEQYFKPLNTSLKDAEELEKYIAIREEIYKRAKEFDSKIVGFETAIRRPYFHVRPLNVAELENWHNYLDFVEGGDDFNKIVKLYERCLIACANYPGYWIRYVLCMEVIGSMELSDNALARATQVFVKRQPEIHLFAARFREKHGDISGARAAYQLVHTGISPGLLEAIIKHANMEHRLGNLEDACSLYEQAIAIEKGKEHSQTLPLLFAQYSRFMFLVCGKVDKAREILDQGLEIAQLSKPLLEAMIHLESIQTLPKRVDYLDSLVDKFIVQSPTNPSVASVGEREELSSIFLEFLDLFGDAQSIKKADDRHAKLFLPHKSVAESKKRYAEDYLLSDKTKIAKSLISPSSVVGAYTSTPNQWATGYGVQPQAWPQASQAQAQQWTPGYPQQGAYGAYGTSYTHPQIPTSQSAAYGTYPPTYPTQTYAQTATAATLPAAQQPAGAPPTYYGTYY from the exons ATGGGGGACGGCGAGTTTGTGGTGGCACAGACATCTGCTGTCGCTGGTTATTCTTCTACAGATAACCATGATCCGAGTGAAACCACTTCTGCACCTGATACTGACAGTTCCACTGTTCAAATTACTGAAAACATGAATGTTCCAGACAATCTGCCTTATGCAGAAGACAAACTTGATTCGTCCATCCCTCCAAATGAAGCTAATTTAGTGGCTCATGGTTCCGATATGGATGTTG CTGCTGGCTATGTTTCTTCTATTAATGGTCTTCATGGAGCAGAGGATGCTGCAAAAGTTTATGTCATGGAAAATGGGATTAACTCAACCGCTG AATTTATGCCAGGTCTAAGTGCAGAAGAAGAAAGATCGTGGAGCATTGTGACAGCTAATTCCTTGGACTTTAATGCTTGGACTTCCCTAATAGAAGAGACAGAGAGAATATCAGAG GGAGAGATTTTGAAGATTCAAAAAGTTTATGATGCCTTTTTAGCGGAATTTCCTCTCTGCTATGGTTATTGGAAGAAGTATGCTGATCATGAGGCACGCCTAAGCTCAATGGACAAAGTTGCAGAGGTTTATGAACGAGCTGTTCAAAGCGTAACCTACTCTGTTGACATGTGGTTGCATTATTGTGTATTTGCAATTGGCACTTATGGAGATCCTGATGCTATCAGAAG GTTATTTGAAAGAGCTTTAGAATATGTTGGAAGTGATTATTTATGCTTTCCTCTTTGGGACAAATTCATTGAGTATGAAATTTCTCAACAAGATTGGCCTCGTGTTGCCACATTATACACACGGGTGTTGGAAATTCCAAATCAGCAGCTGGATCGCTATTTTGAAgg TTTTAAAGAGTTGGTTGCCAATAGGCCTCTGTCAGAGTTGAGAACAGCCGAGGAAGCTGCTGACACAGCTTTTACGAATTCAGAAACTCGTGGTCAGGAAAACGAGGGAGAGGTGCCCGCTGGTGCTTCAGAACAGTATTTTAAGCCACTTAACACAAGCTTAAAAGATGCCGAGGAGTTGGAGAAGTACATTGCCATTAGGGAAGAGATATATAAGAGGGCTAAGGAGTTTGATTCTAAAATCGTTGGTTTCGAAACTGCAATTAGGAGGCCCTACTTTCATGTACGGCCCCTAAATGTTGCGGAGCTTGAAAATTGGCATAACTATCTTGATTTTGTCGAAGGCGGAGATGATTTCAATAAG ATTGTCAAGCTATATGAAAGATGTCTTATAGCATGTGCCAATTATCCTGGATACTGGATTCGGTATGTTTTGTGCATGGAAGTTATTGGCAGTATGGAGCTTTCTGATAATGCCCTTGCTCGTGCTACTCAGGTCTTCGTGAAG AGGCAACCGGAGATCCATCTTTTTGCTGCGCGATTTAGAGAAAAGCATGGTGACATATCTGGAGCTCGAGCTGCGTATCAACTTGTGCACACTGGGATTTCACCTGGGCTTCTAGAAGCAATAATTAAGCATGCTAACATGGAGCACCGCCTT GGAAACCTAGAAGATGCTTGTTCCTTATATGAACAGGCAATTGCAATCGAAAAAGGAAAGGAACACTCGCAGACTTTACCTTTGTTATTTGCTCAGTACTCACGGTTTATGTTCCTG GTTTGTGGCAAAGTGGATAAGGCTAGGGAAATTCTTGATCAAGGGTTGGAGATTGCACAATTGTCAAAGCCCCTTCTGGAG GCAATGATCCACTTGGAATCAATCCAGACACTTCCGAAGCGAGTCGATTACTTGGATTCCTTGgttgataaattcatagtgCAGAGTCCTACCAACCCTAGTGTTGCAAGTGTTGGGGAAAGAGAGGAGCTGTCAAGCATTTTCTTGGAG TTCTTGGATCTTTTTGGAGATGCACAATCCATAAAGAAGGCTGATGATCGACATGCAAAACTGTTTTTGCCCCATAAGAGCGTAGCTGAGTCGAAGAAGCGCTATGCAGAGGATTATTTATTATCAGACAAAACTAAAATAGCCAAATCACTTATTTCACCATCTTCAGTGGTGGGAGCTTATACCAGCACACCGAATCAGTGGGCAACAGGTTATGGTGTACAGCCTCAGGCTTGGCCTCAAGCCTCACAAGCTCAGGCACAACAGTGGACTCCTGGCTATCCACAACAG GGTGCCTATGGTGCTTATGGAACTAGTTACACGCATCCACAAATACCCACATCCCAAAGTGCTGCATATGGAACATATCCTCCTACTTATCCAACACAG ACATATGCACAGACGGCAACAGCTGCAACATTGCCTGCAGCCCAACAGCCGGCTGGGGCTCCTCCCACATATTACGGCACTTACTATTGA
- the LOC142522409 gene encoding pre-mRNA-processing factor 39-1-like isoform X7: protein MGDGEFVVAQTSAVAGYSSTDNHDPSETTSAPDTDSSTVQITENMNVPDNLPYAEDKLDSSIPPNEANLVAHGSDMDVAAGYVSSINGLHGAEDAAKVYVMENGINSTAGLSAEEERSWSIVTANSLDFNAWTSLIEETERISEGEILKIQKVYDAFLAEFPLCYGYWKKYADHEARLSSMDKVAEVYERAVQSVTYSVDMWLHYCVFAIGTYGDPDAIRRLFERALEYVGSDYLCFPLWDKFIEYEISQQDWPRVATLYTRVLEIPNQQLDRYFEGFKELVANRPLSELRTAEEAADTAFTNSETRGQENEGEVPAGASEQYFKPLNTSLKDAEELEKYIAIREEIYKRAKEFDSKIVGFETAIRRPYFHVRPLNVAELENWHNYLDFVEGGDDFNKIVKLYERCLIACANYPGYWIRYVLCMEVIGSMELSDNALARATQVFVKRQPEIHLFAARFREKHGDISGARAAYQLVHTGISPGLLEAIIKHANMEHRLGNLEDACSLYEQAIAIEKGKEHSQTLPLLFAQYSRFMFLVCGKVDKAREILDQGLEIAQLSKPLLEAMIHLESIQTLPKRVDYLDSLVDKFIVQSPTNPSVASVGEREELSSIFLEFLDLFGDAQSIKKADDRHAKLFLPHKSVAESKKRYAEDYLLSDKTKIAKSLISPSSVVGAYTSTPNQWATGYGVQPQAWPQASQAQAQQWTPGYPQQGAYGAYGTSYTHPQIPTSQSAAYGTYPPTYPTQTYAQTATAATLPAAQQPAGAPPTYYGTYY from the exons ATGGGGGACGGCGAGTTTGTGGTGGCACAGACATCTGCTGTCGCTGGTTATTCTTCTACAGATAACCATGATCCGAGTGAAACCACTTCTGCACCTGATACTGACAGTTCCACTGTTCAAATTACTGAAAACATGAATGTTCCAGACAATCTGCCTTATGCAGAAGACAAACTTGATTCGTCCATCCCTCCAAATGAAGCTAATTTAGTGGCTCATGGTTCCGATATGGATGTTG CTGCTGGCTATGTTTCTTCTATTAATGGTCTTCATGGAGCAGAGGATGCTGCAAAAGTTTATGTCATGGAAAATGGGATTAACTCAACCGCTG GTCTAAGTGCAGAAGAAGAAAGATCGTGGAGCATTGTGACAGCTAATTCCTTGGACTTTAATGCTTGGACTTCCCTAATAGAAGAGACAGAGAGAATATCAGAG GGAGAGATTTTGAAGATTCAAAAAGTTTATGATGCCTTTTTAGCGGAATTTCCTCTCTGCTATGGTTATTGGAAGAAGTATGCTGATCATGAGGCACGCCTAAGCTCAATGGACAAAGTTGCAGAGGTTTATGAACGAGCTGTTCAAAGCGTAACCTACTCTGTTGACATGTGGTTGCATTATTGTGTATTTGCAATTGGCACTTATGGAGATCCTGATGCTATCAGAAG GTTATTTGAAAGAGCTTTAGAATATGTTGGAAGTGATTATTTATGCTTTCCTCTTTGGGACAAATTCATTGAGTATGAAATTTCTCAACAAGATTGGCCTCGTGTTGCCACATTATACACACGGGTGTTGGAAATTCCAAATCAGCAGCTGGATCGCTATTTTGAAgg TTTTAAAGAGTTGGTTGCCAATAGGCCTCTGTCAGAGTTGAGAACAGCCGAGGAAGCTGCTGACACAGCTTTTACGAATTCAGAAACTCGTGGTCAGGAAAACGAGGGAGAGGTGCCCGCTGGTGCTTCAGAACAGTATTTTAAGCCACTTAACACAAGCTTAAAAGATGCCGAGGAGTTGGAGAAGTACATTGCCATTAGGGAAGAGATATATAAGAGGGCTAAGGAGTTTGATTCTAAAATCGTTGGTTTCGAAACTGCAATTAGGAGGCCCTACTTTCATGTACGGCCCCTAAATGTTGCGGAGCTTGAAAATTGGCATAACTATCTTGATTTTGTCGAAGGCGGAGATGATTTCAATAAG ATTGTCAAGCTATATGAAAGATGTCTTATAGCATGTGCCAATTATCCTGGATACTGGATTCGGTATGTTTTGTGCATGGAAGTTATTGGCAGTATGGAGCTTTCTGATAATGCCCTTGCTCGTGCTACTCAGGTCTTCGTGAAG AGGCAACCGGAGATCCATCTTTTTGCTGCGCGATTTAGAGAAAAGCATGGTGACATATCTGGAGCTCGAGCTGCGTATCAACTTGTGCACACTGGGATTTCACCTGGGCTTCTAGAAGCAATAATTAAGCATGCTAACATGGAGCACCGCCTT GGAAACCTAGAAGATGCTTGTTCCTTATATGAACAGGCAATTGCAATCGAAAAAGGAAAGGAACACTCGCAGACTTTACCTTTGTTATTTGCTCAGTACTCACGGTTTATGTTCCTG GTTTGTGGCAAAGTGGATAAGGCTAGGGAAATTCTTGATCAAGGGTTGGAGATTGCACAATTGTCAAAGCCCCTTCTGGAG GCAATGATCCACTTGGAATCAATCCAGACACTTCCGAAGCGAGTCGATTACTTGGATTCCTTGgttgataaattcatagtgCAGAGTCCTACCAACCCTAGTGTTGCAAGTGTTGGGGAAAGAGAGGAGCTGTCAAGCATTTTCTTGGAG TTCTTGGATCTTTTTGGAGATGCACAATCCATAAAGAAGGCTGATGATCGACATGCAAAACTGTTTTTGCCCCATAAGAGCGTAGCTGAGTCGAAGAAGCGCTATGCAGAGGATTATTTATTATCAGACAAAACTAAAATAGCCAAATCACTTATTTCACCATCTTCAGTGGTGGGAGCTTATACCAGCACACCGAATCAGTGGGCAACAGGTTATGGTGTACAGCCTCAGGCTTGGCCTCAAGCCTCACAAGCTCAGGCACAACAGTGGACTCCTGGCTATCCACAACAG GGTGCCTATGGTGCTTATGGAACTAGTTACACGCATCCACAAATACCCACATCCCAAAGTGCTGCATATGGAACATATCCTCCTACTTATCCAACACAG ACATATGCACAGACGGCAACAGCTGCAACATTGCCTGCAGCCCAACAGCCGGCTGGGGCTCCTCCCACATATTACGGCACTTACTATTGA
- the LOC142522409 gene encoding pre-mRNA-processing factor 39-1-like isoform X5 — translation MGDGEFVVAQTSAVAGYSSTDNHDPSETTSAPDTDSSTVQITENMNVPDNLPYAEDKLDSSIPPNEANLVAHGSDMDVAAGYVSSINGLHGAEDAAKVYVMENGINSTAGIGSALLHQPLGLSAEEERSWSIVTANSLDFNAWTSLIEETERISEGEILKIQKVYDAFLAEFPLCYGYWKKYADHEARLSSMDKVAEVYERAVQSVTYSVDMWLHYCVFAIGTYGDPDAIRRLFERALEYVGSDYLCFPLWDKFIEYEISQQDWPRVATLYTRVLEIPNQQLDRYFEGFKELVANRPLSELRTAEEAADTAFTNSETRGQENEGEVPAGASEQYFKPLNTSLKDAEELEKYIAIREEIYKRAKEFDSKIVGFETAIRRPYFHVRPLNVAELENWHNYLDFVEGGDDFNKIVKLYERCLIACANYPGYWIRYVLCMEVIGSMELSDNALARATQVFVKRQPEIHLFAARFREKHGDISGARAAYQLVHTGISPGLLEAIIKHANMEHRLGNLEDACSLYEQAIAIEKGKEHSQTLPLLFAQYSRFMFLVCGKVDKAREILDQGLEIAQLSKPLLEAMIHLESIQTLPKRVDYLDSLVDKFIVQSPTNPSVASVGEREELSSIFLEFLDLFGDAQSIKKADDRHAKLFLPHKSVAESKKRYAEDYLLSDKTKIAKSLISPSSVVGAYTSTPNQWATGYGVQPQAWPQASQAQAQQWTPGYPQQGAYGAYGTSYTHPQIPTSQSAAYGTYPPTYPTQTYAQTATAATLPAAQQPAGAPPTYYGTYY, via the exons ATGGGGGACGGCGAGTTTGTGGTGGCACAGACATCTGCTGTCGCTGGTTATTCTTCTACAGATAACCATGATCCGAGTGAAACCACTTCTGCACCTGATACTGACAGTTCCACTGTTCAAATTACTGAAAACATGAATGTTCCAGACAATCTGCCTTATGCAGAAGACAAACTTGATTCGTCCATCCCTCCAAATGAAGCTAATTTAGTGGCTCATGGTTCCGATATGGATGTTG CTGCTGGCTATGTTTCTTCTATTAATGGTCTTCATGGAGCAGAGGATGCTGCAAAAGTTTATGTCATGGAAAATGGGATTAACTCAACCGCTGGTATCGGATCAGCTTTATTGCATCAACCTCTAG GTCTAAGTGCAGAAGAAGAAAGATCGTGGAGCATTGTGACAGCTAATTCCTTGGACTTTAATGCTTGGACTTCCCTAATAGAAGAGACAGAGAGAATATCAGAG GGAGAGATTTTGAAGATTCAAAAAGTTTATGATGCCTTTTTAGCGGAATTTCCTCTCTGCTATGGTTATTGGAAGAAGTATGCTGATCATGAGGCACGCCTAAGCTCAATGGACAAAGTTGCAGAGGTTTATGAACGAGCTGTTCAAAGCGTAACCTACTCTGTTGACATGTGGTTGCATTATTGTGTATTTGCAATTGGCACTTATGGAGATCCTGATGCTATCAGAAG GTTATTTGAAAGAGCTTTAGAATATGTTGGAAGTGATTATTTATGCTTTCCTCTTTGGGACAAATTCATTGAGTATGAAATTTCTCAACAAGATTGGCCTCGTGTTGCCACATTATACACACGGGTGTTGGAAATTCCAAATCAGCAGCTGGATCGCTATTTTGAAgg TTTTAAAGAGTTGGTTGCCAATAGGCCTCTGTCAGAGTTGAGAACAGCCGAGGAAGCTGCTGACACAGCTTTTACGAATTCAGAAACTCGTGGTCAGGAAAACGAGGGAGAGGTGCCCGCTGGTGCTTCAGAACAGTATTTTAAGCCACTTAACACAAGCTTAAAAGATGCCGAGGAGTTGGAGAAGTACATTGCCATTAGGGAAGAGATATATAAGAGGGCTAAGGAGTTTGATTCTAAAATCGTTGGTTTCGAAACTGCAATTAGGAGGCCCTACTTTCATGTACGGCCCCTAAATGTTGCGGAGCTTGAAAATTGGCATAACTATCTTGATTTTGTCGAAGGCGGAGATGATTTCAATAAG ATTGTCAAGCTATATGAAAGATGTCTTATAGCATGTGCCAATTATCCTGGATACTGGATTCGGTATGTTTTGTGCATGGAAGTTATTGGCAGTATGGAGCTTTCTGATAATGCCCTTGCTCGTGCTACTCAGGTCTTCGTGAAG AGGCAACCGGAGATCCATCTTTTTGCTGCGCGATTTAGAGAAAAGCATGGTGACATATCTGGAGCTCGAGCTGCGTATCAACTTGTGCACACTGGGATTTCACCTGGGCTTCTAGAAGCAATAATTAAGCATGCTAACATGGAGCACCGCCTT GGAAACCTAGAAGATGCTTGTTCCTTATATGAACAGGCAATTGCAATCGAAAAAGGAAAGGAACACTCGCAGACTTTACCTTTGTTATTTGCTCAGTACTCACGGTTTATGTTCCTG GTTTGTGGCAAAGTGGATAAGGCTAGGGAAATTCTTGATCAAGGGTTGGAGATTGCACAATTGTCAAAGCCCCTTCTGGAG GCAATGATCCACTTGGAATCAATCCAGACACTTCCGAAGCGAGTCGATTACTTGGATTCCTTGgttgataaattcatagtgCAGAGTCCTACCAACCCTAGTGTTGCAAGTGTTGGGGAAAGAGAGGAGCTGTCAAGCATTTTCTTGGAG TTCTTGGATCTTTTTGGAGATGCACAATCCATAAAGAAGGCTGATGATCGACATGCAAAACTGTTTTTGCCCCATAAGAGCGTAGCTGAGTCGAAGAAGCGCTATGCAGAGGATTATTTATTATCAGACAAAACTAAAATAGCCAAATCACTTATTTCACCATCTTCAGTGGTGGGAGCTTATACCAGCACACCGAATCAGTGGGCAACAGGTTATGGTGTACAGCCTCAGGCTTGGCCTCAAGCCTCACAAGCTCAGGCACAACAGTGGACTCCTGGCTATCCACAACAG GGTGCCTATGGTGCTTATGGAACTAGTTACACGCATCCACAAATACCCACATCCCAAAGTGCTGCATATGGAACATATCCTCCTACTTATCCAACACAG ACATATGCACAGACGGCAACAGCTGCAACATTGCCTGCAGCCCAACAGCCGGCTGGGGCTCCTCCCACATATTACGGCACTTACTATTGA